In one window of Aphidius gifuensis isolate YNYX2018 linkage group LG4, ASM1490517v1, whole genome shotgun sequence DNA:
- the LOC122855048 gene encoding uncharacterized protein LOC122855048 has protein sequence MNESFVATYSCRICKITIKEARKSVSLNEILLQTKSELISLYHQLEYCNNDTFNFYSIKKKNLWVELKFYDFVDSSIVDIFHDFLEGICHRDIKYVLKYLIKIGIVDLSNLNNKISTFDYGLHKRSNHPCPIDLNKNANLVGQRGAHMFYLITYLPLLLTDEITKLIHEGTKKWRVILLLIEIMKIVFAPTISYDMLDRLTVLIKDHHSLIINEFNSSMIMKDHLITHLPMIINKMGPPRIHWTMKYESKNGFLKSFVYKLKNFKDIAHTLANRHQKCMLQSWNNRKLYSEDEPQINNRK, from the coding sequence ATGAATGAATCTTTCGTAGCCACGTATTCTTGtagaatttgtaaaataactaTAAAAGAAGCTAGAAAAAGTGTTTCATTAAATGAAATTCTGTTGCAAACTAAATCAGAATTAATCTCATTATATCATCAGTTAgaatattgtaataatgatacatttaatttttatagtataaaaaaaaaaaatctttgggtagagttgaaattttatgattttgttgatagttcaattgttgatatatttcaTGACTTTTTAGAGGGTATTTGTCACCgagatataaaatatgtacttaaatatttgatcaagataggtATTGTCGAtctgtcaaatttaaataataaaatatcaacttttGATTATGGCTTACATAAAAGATCTAACCATCCATGTCCaatagatttaaataaaaacgcaAATTTAGTAGGTCAGCGTGGTGCTCACatgttttatttgataacTTATTTACCACTTCTTTTAACTGATGAAATAACGAAATTGATTCATGAGGGTACAAAAAAATGGagagttattttattgttaatagaaattatgaaaattgtatttgCTCCAACAATAAGCTATGATATGTTAGATAGACTAACAGTTTTAATTAAAGACCATCATAgtcttattattaatgaatttaattcatcaatgaTAATGAAAGATCATTTGATAACACATCTTccaatgattataaataaaatgggaCCACCAAGAATTCATTGGACCATGAAATACGAAAGtaaaaatggatttttaaaaagtttcgtatacaagttgaaaaatttcaaagacatAGCACATACACTGGCTAATCGTCATCAAAAATGTATGCTACAATCATGGAATAATAGAAAACTATATTCTGAAGACGAACCACAAATTAACAACCGaaaataa